The window ATCTAAAAGCAGTATTTAATAGCTTATTTTAAAAAATAAAATTAATTTTTTGTTTTATATTGTTATAAATTTATATATCCTTTATTTTTATAAAAAAAGATTTAATACTAAGATTAGAGGGCATTTAATAATTTTAATTCTTTTAATATTGCCATAAATTTTATTAACATATTTTTATATATTATTACATAGTGCAAAATGGAATAATTTAGTAAGTAATTAATTCCAGTTGATAAATCTCCAGTATATTTGAAGGAGGCCAATATGTCTAATTCACCATTGCAGCCTTCAGGCATTGAAGAGGCAGGGTATAGATTAAGTAAAGAAGAAGCTGCAAGAAAGATGGGAGTTTCCCCTGAGGAAGGGCTTAGTTCTACTGAAGCCGCCAGCCGATTAAAGAGTTATGGGCCCAACATACTTGAAGAAGAAAAGGAAAAACCCGCCTGGAGAAAATGGTTAGAGCAGTACAAGGCTTACATGCAGATAGTCCTCGTTATTGCAGCTATAGTAGGCCTTTTAATTGGTGAGATCAGAACTTTTATACTTCTTATTCTTTTAACAGTTTTCATTGCTAATTTGGGATATCGTCAGGAGGCCAAGGCTTCAAAAAGCGTTGCTGAACTTAATAAAATGATGAAAGTTGTTTCTAAAGTGCGCAGGGATGGTTCTGTTTCCTCGATTGATGCTGATAAAATTGTACCTGGAGATATGGTGATTTTAGATGCTGGTGATCGTGTCCCTGCTGACGGCAGGGTGATGGTCTCTGCCAATCTCCAGGTGGAAGAGGCTGCCCTTACTGGAGAGAGCATGGCTGTGGATAAGAAAACTGATATGATCACCAAAAAGGATATTCCACTTGGCGATAGGGTTAACATGGCTTTCATGAACACTAACGTGACCAGGGGACATGGGGAGGTCTTGGTTACCCAAACTGGCATGAGCTCAGAAGTGGGGCACATTGCCACCATGCTAAAAGAACATAAAGCAGGGAAAACGCCCCTCATGCAGCAGATCGACAGGGTCACATTATTTATTATAGGAATAGCAGTGATTGCATTTATATGTATTCTAACAATTGGGCTTTCCCAGGGAGGATCCTTCACAAACCTCTTCAATATAGGCATATCCCTAGCTATAGGTTCTATTCCTGACGCACTGCCAGCTGTCGTAACCACCATATTGGCCATGGGCATGGTGGCGATGGCAAAGAAAAATGCCATCATCAAAAACCTGCCTGCAGTAGAAACGCTGGGATCCACCTCAGCAATCAATTCAGATAAGACTGGGACACTGACAATGAACCAGATGACTGTACGGGACATTTCAACAGCACAACACCATTACACTGTCTCTGGGGAAGGTTACAGTTTTGATGGAAAAATAAAAAGAACTGAAGGGGGACCAGAAGAGAACCTTGATTATGTCCTTTTTCCATGTGCTCTTTGCATTGACACTGATATTAAGGATGGAGAAGTTGTTGGAGACCCGACTGAAGCTGCTCTTTATGTACTTGCTGAAAAAGGAGGCCTGAATGTCAGGGAGTTCCGGAGGAATAATCCTCGAATTGCAAGCATTCCATTTGATTCAGAATATAAATTCATGGCAACCTTCCATAAAATGAAAACACGCGAAGGTATGCCTGTAATTCGAGCATATGTTAAGGGGGCTCCTGATGTGATCATTGGGTTGTCTTCATATGGACGGATGCCTGATGGATCGGCTCATGAGCTTAGTACAGACAGCAGAAAGAAAGTTGAAGATGAAAACGAACGTATAGCAGGTGAAGGATTAAGGGTTCTTGCCCTTGCCCAGAAAGATTTTGACCCTTCATCTTTTGATCCCAATCGTGAGTTGATGCCCCTCATGCAGGGGCTCATGATGACTGCACTTATTGGGGAAGTGGATCCACCACGTGCAGAAGCAAAGGATGCAATTATGAAGGCAAAAAGGGCAGGTGTTAGGGTCAGAATGATTACGGGGGACCATGCAGTTACAGCTGAGGCAATTGGCCGGGAACTGGGTATTGATGGAAGGACGATTACTGGTGCAGAATTTGCGGCACTAAGTGACGGGGAAGCTGAAAACCAGATCGACGAAATTGGAGTTCTTGCCAGGGTTGCGCCGGAACATAAGGTCAGGCTGGTGAAAACTCTTAAGAAGAAAGGTAACATTGTGGCAATGACTGGCGACGGTGTAAATGATGCTCCATCAATCAAGGCAGCAGATATAGGTATTGCAATGGGTATTACAGGTACTGACGTAGCTAAGGGGGCTGCCAAGATGATCCTTGTTGATGACAACTTTAAAACCATCGTAACAGCCATAGAAGAAGGGCGGAAGATCTATGATAACCTGCAGAAGTTCCTTAGAATCCAGATCGCCAACATGTTCATGTTTATACTGGCATTTTTGGGGTCTTCAATATTTGCCATTGCAGGTACAGCTCTTTTCACTCCCGGACAGGTCTTATGGATCCATATGCTTGTTGTAGCACCAATAGGAGTAATGTTTGGACTTGATATGGCATCACCGGGTATTATGACGCGGAAACCTCGAAAACATGACGAGGAGATCATCTCAAAAGGAATGTATATTCGATTATTTATTGCAGGGGCATTCATGGCAGCGGCATCGCTCTATGTATATCATATGGGACAAATATCTTATGGTTCCATGCAGATTGGCCAGACTATGGGACTTGTATCAATATCACTGATGAATATTTTCCTTGCTTTAAATCTCCGATTTCCTAAAGATACATCATTTCAAAGCGCCACTTTTTCAAATACCCGACTCCTTTATGCGTATCTCTGGATTTTATTAGTTACAATCCTCATTACAGAATCAAGGATTTTTCATGAGCTCTTTGGCACTGTTTCACTTGATGCATACCAGTGGGGCATATGTTTCATTCCAGCAGTATTACTTTTTGTTATAGGGGAAATATTCAAGGGATATCTCCGCTACAGCAATAAAAAACATCATTTAAATCAAAAATAAATATTTAATAAGTTTATAAGCTTAATTAGAAGTTATTGTATCTTTACTAGAGAAAGGAGGTATTATTTTGAGTGAAAAACCAGTTGATGAAAAGAGACAGAAATGGATTACAAGACTTTCTATTCTTGTGGCAATATGGGGAATTTTGAGCCTTGAATTTTCATCCACTGTATTTGGAGTAATATTCATTCTTTTTGCAGTATTGATTTATCTATCTAAAAGTTTCATGGTTATATATATGCTTGGGGCTATTTTATGGATTTTAGGGGCGATACAGTTATTGAATGCAGCAGGTTTTAATACAGGATTTACAGTAAGTGCAGCTTACGGGATTGAACTGGTTATAGTTGCAGTTGCTAACTTTGTAATCGGAGGATTGATTATTTATAGAACAAAGAAACTGGAATAGATTTATATTTAGAAAATTATCATGTTCCTTGATCCCAGTACTTTTAGATCTTAGTTTATCATTTCAGGAGAAAAAATAGATTAATTTAAAAAAATAAAATTATTTATTGATTATATGCTTGGCGAGCCTTTTTGAAAGTGCAAGAATAGTAACAACCGGTGGTGCTCCAGGAGCTTCAGGTAAAACACTCGCATCTGCAACATAAAGGCCTTCTATTTCAGTCTGCAAATTAGTGTCAACAACATCACCTATTGCAGCAGTTCCACCGGGGTGTGCTCCTCTTGCATAAGTTGATACAAGTGTTTCTGGAATTACACCTGTTTCAGTTAATATTGCACCGGCAATAGCGGTTCCACGTGCTAAAAGAGCAATATCTTCTGCAGTGTTGAATTTAATTACATCATCCTGTGTAACTTTACCTGAAGGTTCGTCTTTTATTTTAATCATAAGCCCCAGAACATCTTTTTTACGAGCATTATACTTTTTGAGTTTATTTACTAAAATTTCTGAAAAATGAGGGGCCAAAACTATATCATCTAATTTTATAAGGGTATTCATGGACACTTCCTTGTTGTACTTTATATTTTTAAGCATTCCTCCAACTGTAACAAATGTATCAACAAAAAGGTTGTTACCTGCATCTATCCCTATCTTCTGCAGTAATCGAGGTGTTTGTATTGCACCAGCTGATAAAATTACAATATCAGCTTCAAATATATTATCCTCACTTTTTACGCCCTTTACTTTTCTATCAGAAATAATAATATCAGTAACAGGAGTGTTTTCTACAATTTTTGCGCCATATTCTTCAGCTTCTTCGATAAATTTAATGCTGGTCCATTTTGCATCTCTTGGACAGCCGAAGGCACATTTACCGCAGGGTTTACATAAATCAGGGTATATGAACTTGGGCATTTTTTGAATTTCCAGACCTAAAGATCTGGCAGCGTCCATTATTTTCTGGGTTCCTTCTCCAAAATGTGAGTCTGGAAGAGTATTTATGTGCAGTTCTTCTTCTATTTCTTCAAATTCACTGCTTAAATTAATTCCTAATTTTTTGAAAGACTCTTCACATGTTCTTACCGCATTTCCTGCTGTTACAAGGGTAGTACCTCCTAAACAGACAGTACTTGACACTTCGGTCCCCACATTCAATATATCATAATGTTTATATGCATTTTTAGTGATAGTAGATGGTCCTTTTTCAATTACAGTGACTGAAATGCCTGCTTTAGCAAGTTCTTTTGCAATGATCCCCCCACCTGCACCTGATCCTACAACTATAGCTTTCATTTTATTGGCCTATGATATGGATTGTATATAATATTGTATATTCAATAAAAATAGTTTATTTCTTTTTTAAACTTCTTCTGGGTTTATTATTAAAACTTTTTTGGTGTTTGTTTCTATTTAATGTCTTTCCTGATCCATTACTAAATCTTTTTGGGCGTTTATTTCTATTTAAAATTAATTTTAAATACTTGTTAAAGCTTCTTTGAGGCTTATCCCTCTTTTTGTATTTTTCGGTTTCACTTTTCTTTGTAAATATTTTTTGTACTATTGCCCCTCCGATTGCTCCAAGCCCCGTACAAGTTACAATTAAAACAAAAAATCCGATTAGTAAAGTATATAATCCCCATAATTCTAGTTTAATCATTTTGGAACTGGATAATGTTGGAAGATCAGGAAGTACAGGTGAAACAAAAAAGCCGCATATAAAGACGATAAGGCCAATTGTGCCTCCAGCAATTGCACCTATTAGATAACCTCTTTGATTATTTACAGTGAGATAATTTGCAATAAAACCAATTATAACAATGGCAAATAGGCCTTTAATTCCAAGTAAGGGTAAAATAATAAGACCAACCATTATACTTATGATTATTGCAGCTCCCCTACCAAATCCTGCCATATTTTTTACTTCCAGAAATTTAACCTAACATACCTTTATCCATGAGCTTATTTATATCTATTTCGGAATATATTGAATTTTAGAAAATTTCTTGTATAAAACAGGCTATAAATTAATTAGGGGCATAATAGAATAGCAATAAATAATAATTTTAATTATTTTAAAAATAGGATAGATATGCAAAAGTATATAAGTCATTATGTATGTACTTAAATTGACCATATGTACTCTGGACACTTGCGCATACAGTGTCCAGGATCTTAAAATTGAGAAAAGTTGTTATTTTTAAAATATATGGGTAAATTATCGTTTATAGAAATAAAATCAGCATTTTCTTTATTTTTAAATAAATTGTATAAAGAATATGGGTCTTTATTTTAGTATATGGATTTAATAAAAATTAATTAATTGAATTAATTTCAAGTATTTTATATATGTGGGTTTAAAATGTAAAAATTTCGTCTATAGAGACTTCATCAAAGTCCCTATCAATTAACAGATTTCTAGCAGCATAAATTATGATATATATTAAATGGTTACTCGATATGCAAATATATATAAATCATTAGGGAATATTTTTATATGGACCATAAAAAGTCTCCCTGGACACTTGCCCCTAAAAGTGTCCAGGACATTAACTTAAAAATAAAGTAAAATATTGTTAATTTGGTCGTTAACATTTTATTCCTGAATTCATTATGAGTTCAGGATTAATATTACTTATCAAATTAATTCTAAAATAATTCAAGTCTTAATTTTAAATTCTATTTATATATAGGGCATGCATGTTGGATTTAAATATTATCATCGTTCATGTCTATGACATGCGCATGAAATACTTCCTGTTGCAATTTTAATATAAAAATTAAAAATGCGTAGTTTAGATATTCCCATGAAAATATTACATCACTTCAGGGACATGGGTGTATTTTTTATGCTTATTTATAAAGTAATATTTTAATTTTTAGGCATACCCAAAACTTTATATAGTTTTTCCAATAACTATAGTTATTAATGTTTTAGGTGGACCTAAATGCCAAAGAATACAACAATTAGCGGAAATGTAGAGGAATATCTTGAACTATTATACAAGCTTGGCCCAAACGGAGAAAGGGTTTCAACATCAATGATTTCAGAAAATCTAAAAATTGCACCAGCAAGTGCTACCCAAATGCTTAAAAAACTAGCAGTTAAAGGCTACGTAGAATACTCTCCATATAAAGGAGTGGTATTGACAGAGGAAGGCCTTAAAATTGCAAAAAAAATTACCAGAAAGCATAGATTACTTGAACGATTTTTATGTGACATCTTAAAGATCAAAAGTGATAAGATTCATGACCAGGCATGTGAAATGGAACATGTACTCTCTGACGATGCAGAAAGAGCACTTTGCCATCTTTTAGAACAGCCTAATAAATGTCCTGGTGACAGCGTTATTCCAGAATGTGATTTAAAATTTACAACCTGTGAAGAATGCAAAGAAAGGAAAGAAGTAGATGTAGAAGAAGTTGGAAAGAGGAATGAAAACCTAATCTCAATACTTGACCTTAACGAAGACAAAAAAGGTAGAGTAAGTTTTATAAGGGGAGATCACAAGGTAATTCGAAGGCTTCTAGATATGGGAATTACCATCGGCGCAATTATAAGTGTAATCAAAGTTGCCCCACTCGGAGGCCCTGTTGAAGTTGCAGTTAGAGGATCAAAACTTGCCCTTGGTCGAGATATAGCTTCAAACGTTTTTATTGAAGCTTGTGATGAGATGGGGTGCTGATATTGGCGGGGGCTGGCGAAAACAAACCTCAAAAATCAGGGAATGGAAAAGGTCATGGTAAAAGGCACCAAAATAGACATAAACACGGGCAAAATAATAAAACAGCATCTGATTTTACAATTGCACTTGCAGGAAACGCTAATGTTGGTAAAAGTGTTATTTTTAACGATCTTACAGGTTCCAACCAGATTATAGGGAACTGGCCTGGAAAAACAATTGAGAGGGCAGAAGGTAAACTTCATTTTGAAGGTTATGACATCGATGTAATTGATTTACCTGGAATATATTCTTTTTCTACATATTCACTGGAAGAAATTGTATCAAGGGAGTATATTGCACTGGAAAAACCTGATGTTGTTATTAATGTTGTTGATGCTGCCGTTTTAGAAAGGAACCTATTTTTTACAATGCAACTCATTGAAATGGAAGTACCTCTGGTTATATGTGTTAATCAGATTGATATAGCAAAACAAAAAGGAATTAATATCGATACTGAAAAACTGCAGGCAGCATTAGGAGTGCCGGTTGTAGCTACTGTAGCTGTAAGGGGAGAAGGATTACACGAATTAATTGAAACAGCCACAGAAATAGCAGAAAAAGAGGTAAATAAAGCTGCTACATTGGAATATGGTAGTGAAGTGGAAAATAAAATTCAAGAACTAACTGATTTAATTCAGTCCAAAAATCTGGATTTAGGATATCCATCCCGGTGGGTAGCCATAAAGCTGATAGAAAACGATCCAGAGATTCAAAAGTTAGTGAAGTCCAAATCTGAAGAGGTTGCGGATATAGCATATGTTCTAGCAGAGGAAATAGAAAATATCCATAGGGAGCCTTCTTTTTCAGTTATTGCATCTGAAAGGTACTCTCTTGCAAATAGAATTGCAGAAGGAGCTCAGATGCAGAGCGAAATAAAGATCACATTCTCAGAGAAACTGGACAGGATAGTTACACATAGGGTCTATGGTTATATCACTTCGGCTCTGGTAATAGGTGGCCTACTTTTATGGACATTTGTGGTTGGGAATTTCTTTTCAGGCCTGCTTTCAGACGCTTTTAGCTTCTTCCAACCTGTAGATCCTCAAGTAAGTGGAGGTTTAGCAAGTGTTCTGTGGAACGGTGCATTTGGAGGTATTGTAGCAGGGGTTACACTTGTTATACCCTTTGTAGTTCCATTTTATATAATGCTCAGTCTAATTGAAAATTCTGGAATATTAACCAGGGTTGCATTTATGATGGATACACTGATGCATAAAATAGGGCTGCACGGAAAGGCACTTATCCCTATGATCCTTGGTTATGGCTGCAATGTTCCAGCTATTGACCAGACCCGTATTTTAGAAACACGACGTGAAAGACTGCTTGCATCATTTGCCATTACATTTGCGCCATGTGCCGCAAGAACAATCATAGTTCTTGGTCTTGTAGCGGTTTTTGTCAACATATGGTGGGCGATTGCACTTTATGCCATTGACCTTGCAATTATATTTATAATGGGTAGAATTGCTTTAAAAGTGGTACCTGGCGAGTCAACAGGATTGATAATGGAAATGCATTCATTTAAAGTACCATCCCTATCAACTGCACTCAAGCAGACATGGACACGGACTAAATCCCTGATTTATCTGGTACTTCCAATATATGTTATTGCCAGTGCACTTATACAGGCCCTATATGTTCTCGGCGTTTTAGGACCTATAAATGCCGCTTTAACCCCTATTACCGTTATGTGGTTAGGTCTTCCTGCAATTTCAGGTATTCTCTTAATATTTGGTGTTGTTAGAAAAGAATTTGTTCTTTTAATGCTGGTGACTTTGGTTGGCCCAAATCTAGCTGCCTTTTTAACACCGGTTCAATTTATAGTGCTGGCCCTTGTATCTATGCTGTTCATTCCATGCCTGTCTACCATCACAATATTGATCCGCGAATTTGGAGTGAAAGCCGCGACATATATATCTGCAGCTAACCTTGTCACAGCCATAGTTATTGGGGGGATAGCGTTTAGAGTACTTTCTTTAGTATTCTAAACTAATTTTTAATTTTAGTTAATTTAACCATAATTACAAAAGTAATACTAAGTTAATTGTAAAAATGCTGATTTGGGTGTAATTATGGAATAAATACTTTAAGTATAGCTAGTTAATGTTAAGTTATCGTTAATTTATGAGGAATATAAAATGAAATGGTTATTAATTACATTAGGTATTTTAGCTCTTATTGCAGGTTATTCATACATTACAGTTTCAGATGGTCCTATTGAACCTATGGGAAGGCTTGCATTTGTTAAACTGGCAAATCCAGATATGTATCCTGGCCATATTCATTCTGAACTCCTTGCTAAAGAAGCTGAGGCTACAGGATCTAAGTGTGCATTGGTACTGCAATTGTATGGTGGTTCTAATTATCGTAGTTATCAGGAGGGCAATGTGTATATAATTGAGGTGGCATTTATTGACACTCAGGGTATGGGTTCGATTAATATGAGTCAGGTTAACTATTTGGATTCGTTTAAAGTGGCATTATTTGGCATTCCTGACGGCAGGTATAAATACATGTCTGATGGGCATGTTTATGACACTTACGACGAGATGATGGCTCATGTCAACGAACTTGCTCAAGAACATGGCCAGGAGGGCCCGCTTCCAATGTTTTATAAAGGAACAGTAAGGCAGGGAAATCCTATAATAACTCCGGGAGAAGGGTTCCCCTTATACTTCCAGATATTAACTAAAACATATGGAATTATTCCTGCTTATGTGTATACGTTATCTGGAATGTTTGCACCGTACTTTAATGATCCTTACCGTGATTTTGAGCTTAAGAATGCTTCACAGTTACAAGATGCTTATAATCAGGGATTATTAAACATAAATTATGAGACGGATACAAAGGGTAACAAAACTGCCCTTCAATATTACAAGCAGCTGTACGAAAACAACAGCCAGAGCTATGATAGTGCATGATTTAAAATTATGGTGAATAAAAAATGAAATGGTTATTAATTACATTAGGTATTTTAGCTCTTATTGCAGGTTATTCTTATGTCACAGTTTCAAATGGTCCTATTGAACCTTTAGGAAGGCTTTCGTTTGTTAAACTGGCAAATCCAGATATGTATCCAGGACATCCTGATTCCGAACTTTTGGTAAAATATGCAGAAGAAAGAGGATCTAAATGTGCTCTGGTAGTACATTTTACTGGAAGTTCCAACTACCGCAGCTACAACGATAGTGGTGTGTATATAATAGAAGTAGGTTTTATTGACACTCAAGGTAATGGTTCGATTAATATGAGTCAGGTTAACTATTTGGATTCGTTTAAAGTGGCATTATTTGGCATTCCTGACGGCAGGTATAAATACATGTCTGATGGGCATGTTTATGACACTTACGACGAGATGATGGCTCATGTCAACGAACTTGCTCAAGAACATGGCCAGGAGGGCCCGCTTCCACTGGTATGGCATGGAACTGTCAGGCAGGACAACCCAATTCTAGCTCAAGGATGCGGATTCCCACTGTATTTTCAGATATTAACCCAAACCTATGGAATAATTCCTGCATATGTATATACAATTAAAGGAATGCTTTTCCCTTACTTTAACAACCCCTACAGGGATTTTGAGTTAAAAAATTATGCAACTTTGCAATCATATTATGACCAGGGATTGTTAAATGAAAACTACAAAACAGTTAATGACAGCTATCAGTACAACATATACAAAAATAACCAGAACTATGATTAACCATTAGGTTGATTAACCATTTGATGTGGTTCCTAAAACTAGGGGCTAAGATATGATTGGAATAGTAAAATAAACGTTGACCAGCTCTCGGTTATGGGTCAACTTATATTTTACCTCATTTTCCAATACCTTTACAGGCTATAATTAATTGAAGCATTATACTGTTCTTTAAATAAAAATTGTAATATTGTGGATATCTGCAGGTTTAAGTTCTATTTTAGTTCTAGAAATATCTTCATTCCAGCAAATTAAGTATCATCTGTTTTAAGTGTTCACTTTCGTCTGCAATATTATTAATGGAGTTTTCAATATCAACGTCTAATTTATCTTCATAATCATGTTTTAACTGTTTTGTAATATCTGTAATGATTTCCAGGTGTTCTTGTAGATAATTGGCAGTTGTATAAATAAATTGTTCAGATTCTTCATTTAAATGACTTAATTTATCTAAAAGTTTTTTTAGCTTTTCTTCTGCATCTTTACGTTCTGTAATATCACGGGAAATACCAAGAGCTACTGTTTCTCCTTTAAATTTAAAAATATGAGTATTTATTTCTACAGGTATTCTTCTACCGTCTTTAGTAACGTGGACTATCTCAAATTTAGCATATCCCTTGGTCCAAATTTCTATGGCGTGGCTTGCCATTTCTACTCTTTTATCTGGAGCTACAATATCTACAGGGGATATATTCTGAAACTCTTCATTTGTATAACCCAGCCGATTGCATCCAACTTCGTTTACTTCAATGAACTTTCCAGGCATCCCATTTTCATTCATTTTATGCAATGTGATCATGTCATTTGCATTATGAAATATTTCCCTGAATTTCTCTTCACTTTCTTTTAAAGCATTAACCAGTAGTTTATGCCTTGTGATATCTCGACAAACTGTAAGGTAAACTTTTCTTCCTTTGTATTTAATCACATGTCCATTAATTTCCACTGGTATTCTTCTGCCCTCTTTAGTAACATGAACTATCTCAAAATTGCTGTAACCATTGTTGGTTAGTGCTAATGCATTAAATGGTATTTCTGCTTTTTTATCTGGAGCAACTATATCAACAGGACTCATATTTAATAATTCTTCTTTGGCGTAACCTAATCTTTCAACACTGACTTCATTTATTTCAATATATTTCCCCGGCATTCCATTAGCATCGATTTCACTTAAAGTAATCATATCGTTTGCATTATTAAATATCAAACGGAATTTTTCATCACTTTCTTTTAAAGCCCTCATGATCTTTGCCTGTAGTATTGCAAAATCTTTAAGTGCTTTTTCTGTCTCTTTACGTTTACTTATATCACGAAAAACAACTTGAACTGTGTTTTTCCCATTATAGGTAAATCCAGCTGCTAAAGCTTCTACATCTATGACTTTTCCATCTACCGATAAAAATTTTTCTTCTATTGGTGGAACGGCTTTGTTTTCTATCATATTATTTATACGTTCTATTACTATCTCCCTATAATCTGGATGTACAAAATCAATCAAAGACATATTTACAAGTTTTTCAGAGTTTTTTACACCTAAAAGCTCCATTGCAGTATTATTTGCCCAGATAACTTTTCCTTCGCTATGGAACACAATTGCATCAAAACAATTCTCCAGTAATTTACGGTAGCGGTTTTCACTTTCTTTCAACGACTCCTCTGCTTTTTTACGTTCACTTATATCACGAGAAATTGAAAGGCCGACATTTTTTCCATTGTAATTAATAATATGGGCAGTAATTTCTACAGGTATTCTTTGAGAGTCTTTAGTTGTATGGACAGTTTCAAATGTCACGTGATGTTCTTTAG is drawn from Methanobacterium bryantii and contains these coding sequences:
- a CDS encoding cation-translocating P-type ATPase, which encodes MSNSPLQPSGIEEAGYRLSKEEAARKMGVSPEEGLSSTEAASRLKSYGPNILEEEKEKPAWRKWLEQYKAYMQIVLVIAAIVGLLIGEIRTFILLILLTVFIANLGYRQEAKASKSVAELNKMMKVVSKVRRDGSVSSIDADKIVPGDMVILDAGDRVPADGRVMVSANLQVEEAALTGESMAVDKKTDMITKKDIPLGDRVNMAFMNTNVTRGHGEVLVTQTGMSSEVGHIATMLKEHKAGKTPLMQQIDRVTLFIIGIAVIAFICILTIGLSQGGSFTNLFNIGISLAIGSIPDALPAVVTTILAMGMVAMAKKNAIIKNLPAVETLGSTSAINSDKTGTLTMNQMTVRDISTAQHHYTVSGEGYSFDGKIKRTEGGPEENLDYVLFPCALCIDTDIKDGEVVGDPTEAALYVLAEKGGLNVREFRRNNPRIASIPFDSEYKFMATFHKMKTREGMPVIRAYVKGAPDVIIGLSSYGRMPDGSAHELSTDSRKKVEDENERIAGEGLRVLALAQKDFDPSSFDPNRELMPLMQGLMMTALIGEVDPPRAEAKDAIMKAKRAGVRVRMITGDHAVTAEAIGRELGIDGRTITGAEFAALSDGEAENQIDEIGVLARVAPEHKVRLVKTLKKKGNIVAMTGDGVNDAPSIKAADIGIAMGITGTDVAKGAAKMILVDDNFKTIVTAIEEGRKIYDNLQKFLRIQIANMFMFILAFLGSSIFAIAGTALFTPGQVLWIHMLVVAPIGVMFGLDMASPGIMTRKPRKHDEEIISKGMYIRLFIAGAFMAAASLYVYHMGQISYGSMQIGQTMGLVSISLMNIFLALNLRFPKDTSFQSATFSNTRLLYAYLWILLVTILITESRIFHELFGTVSLDAYQWGICFIPAVLLFVIGEIFKGYLRYSNKKHHLNQK
- a CDS encoding FAD-dependent oxidoreductase; this encodes MKAIVVGSGAGGGIIAKELAKAGISVTVIEKGPSTITKNAYKHYDILNVGTEVSSTVCLGGTTLVTAGNAVRTCEESFKKLGINLSSEFEEIEEELHINTLPDSHFGEGTQKIMDAARSLGLEIQKMPKFIYPDLCKPCGKCAFGCPRDAKWTSIKFIEEAEEYGAKIVENTPVTDIIISDRKVKGVKSEDNIFEADIVILSAGAIQTPRLLQKIGIDAGNNLFVDTFVTVGGMLKNIKYNKEVSMNTLIKLDDIVLAPHFSEILVNKLKKYNARKKDVLGLMIKIKDEPSGKVTQDDVIKFNTAEDIALLARGTAIAGAILTETGVIPETLVSTYARGAHPGGTAAIGDVVDTNLQTEIEGLYVADASVLPEAPGAPPVVTILALSKRLAKHIINK
- a CDS encoding metal-dependent transcriptional regulator, which gives rise to MPKNTTISGNVEEYLELLYKLGPNGERVSTSMISENLKIAPASATQMLKKLAVKGYVEYSPYKGVVLTEEGLKIAKKITRKHRLLERFLCDILKIKSDKIHDQACEMEHVLSDDAERALCHLLEQPNKCPGDSVIPECDLKFTTCEECKERKEVDVEEVGKRNENLISILDLNEDKKGRVSFIRGDHKVIRRLLDMGITIGAIISVIKVAPLGGPVEVAVRGSKLALGRDIASNVFIEACDEMGC
- the feoB gene encoding ferrous iron transport protein B codes for the protein MAGAGENKPQKSGNGKGHGKRHQNRHKHGQNNKTASDFTIALAGNANVGKSVIFNDLTGSNQIIGNWPGKTIERAEGKLHFEGYDIDVIDLPGIYSFSTYSLEEIVSREYIALEKPDVVINVVDAAVLERNLFFTMQLIEMEVPLVICVNQIDIAKQKGINIDTEKLQAALGVPVVATVAVRGEGLHELIETATEIAEKEVNKAATLEYGSEVENKIQELTDLIQSKNLDLGYPSRWVAIKLIENDPEIQKLVKSKSEEVADIAYVLAEEIENIHREPSFSVIASERYSLANRIAEGAQMQSEIKITFSEKLDRIVTHRVYGYITSALVIGGLLLWTFVVGNFFSGLLSDAFSFFQPVDPQVSGGLASVLWNGAFGGIVAGVTLVIPFVVPFYIMLSLIENSGILTRVAFMMDTLMHKIGLHGKALIPMILGYGCNVPAIDQTRILETRRERLLASFAITFAPCAARTIIVLGLVAVFVNIWWAIALYAIDLAIIFIMGRIALKVVPGESTGLIMEMHSFKVPSLSTALKQTWTRTKSLIYLVLPIYVIASALIQALYVLGVLGPINAALTPITVMWLGLPAISGILLIFGVVRKEFVLLMLVTLVGPNLAAFLTPVQFIVLALVSMLFIPCLSTITILIREFGVKAATYISAANLVTAIVIGGIAFRVLSLVF
- a CDS encoding PAS domain-containing protein; protein product: MMKAGNYSFGKNFEIFDNLLEAISVYEPVYDNKGKIRDFIVKYVNSAEIAGSGDSYKHYVGNYISNLYGNADLELYFKIYEDIIITGKKMFKAYLPPFNRYYRISGFPIHDNLFVMLKVEITGEEKELENSNDNLEIKIAKKTAIIGEKGVNEILNENEEKFRLIFNRADDMISLNLMNEDGTPGKFIEINDTGIKRLGYSKEEFLDMTPYDIDKEYETRRALAKPAKEHHVTFETVHTTKDSQRIPVEITAHIINYNGKNVGLSISRDISERKKAEESLKESENRYRKLLENCFDAIVFHSEGKVIWANNTAMELLGVKNSEKLVNMSLIDFVHPDYREIVIERINNMIENKAVPPIEEKFLSVDGKVIDVEALAAGFTYNGKNTVQVVFRDISKRKETEKALKDFAILQAKIMRALKESDEKFRLIFNNANDMITLSEIDANGMPGKYIEINEVSVERLGYAKEELLNMSPVDIVAPDKKAEIPFNALALTNNGYSNFEIVHVTKEGRRIPVEINGHVIKYKGRKVYLTVCRDITRHKLLVNALKESEEKFREIFHNANDMITLHKMNENGMPGKFIEVNEVGCNRLGYTNEEFQNISPVDIVAPDKRVEMASHAIEIWTKGYAKFEIVHVTKDGRRIPVEINTHIFKFKGETVALGISRDITERKDAEEKLKKLLDKLSHLNEESEQFIYTTANYLQEHLEIITDITKQLKHDYEDKLDVDIENSINNIADESEHLKQMILNLLE